TTGATTCGACTCTAGTATGTCTCCTCTGGGTCAAATCCACCTGCGATCTAGATCAATCATCTAGGTGATGTTTATCACAACCTTTTAGCTACACTCGATTTATTAGCGACCATGAAAATACCTCTTTACTCGATTGTTACTGTATTTGCTTTAGTCGTGTCAAGTGGGTGTCTCCCCTCAGAGGACACAACCGCGAGCAATGACTTGCAACCGCGATCGCCCACTACAACCGCCCAGAGCATTAACAGACCCTCCACCAAGCCTGCCACCCTCAGCGTTGAAGGAGAACCCACCCCAGTCACGCTGAGACTGTTTGAACAGCAGGGTTATGCCCTTAGCACCTATTTTCCCGAACGATTTGAACCCGTCACCGTCGCCTCCGGAGAAGGTGAAAGCGTCCAGTTCTACTTCACCCTACCCGACGGCACCCGCCAAGAAGACGTTTATGTCAGCTTCTTCTTCCCCAGGGAAAACCTCAGCGTTCAACAAATGGAAAACTACTTGCTAGGGAGTAACGGCATATTTGCCATCAACCAATGGCAAGTGAGCGATCGCAGTACCACCAACCTACCCACCTGGGCGACTGAACGCATTAGCTTTCGCCACACCTCCGATCCGCGTACCCTCATCGGTAACGTCTACATCGGTCAGATCGACGGTCAAGTTTTTAGCGCCACCGTCCATTATCCCGCCGAATACGCCGAAGGCGTCGCCCCTAGAGCCACCACCATCCTAGAAAATGTCCAACTGCGCTAAATGGGATAGCTCTAAACTCAAATCCTCTCTAAGCGCCCTGCAACTCAGAGAGGATAAAAGAGTATCAATTAACTTAAAACTACTTAACGGATACGGAATCAACATCGACCGTAGCATTTGTTGCACCGGCAGTGCTAACTTTCTTCGCATCCTTTTCGGCTTGACGGTTCTGCGTATACTCAATCAGCATCTGAGAAACCTCAGTAATCAAGAGAGTTAGCAGCACCACATCATCAATTTGACCGACAATCGGCAAAAAATCGGGTGAAATATCAAAAGGGCTAAGAATATAAGCCAGCGTCCCCAAAATCACCCACCAGCGATACTTAGAATTGCGGATGGTGTTGCGATACCAGTTATAAACCGATTGAATCGAGTTGTTCATGTTTGAAGCCTCCACTTATTTTCAATCTTGACAAACTTCGCCCATAGCCACGGGTGCGGATCTCCTCCCCTAATTTACCCAGAGAGTTCTACCTTGTCTCTACAATTGTTGAGGACAACTAAAAAAGTGTTGGGTAAAGAAGATCGGCAGGAAAGATCATGATGAGTGTTGCAGAACTGTTTGAAAAAGGCGGATTGACGATGGGACCCTTGCTGTTCCTATCCATTCTCGCCTTAAGTACGATTATTGAACGGCTGTGGTTTTGGGCAACAATCCTGACGAAGGAAAAAGAGATTATTGAGCAAATTTTAGAAGCTGCTCGCGAAGAATGGAATACCGCAACAGAAATTGCTCGACGGGCTAGCAATCAACCCGTTGGGCGCTTTCTCTACGCCCCCTTGCGCTTACCGAGTCCCGATCCAGAAGTGTTTCGCCTCGCGTTAGAAGCCTCCGCTGATGACGAACTCGCCTCCATGCGACGCGGCGATAAAGCCTTAGAAGCCGTGATTGCCCTTGCTCCCCTACTGGGCTTATTGGGAACCGTTCTAGGGTTAATTAACTCCCTGCGTTCGATCCGCATTGGCGACTTAGGCACCGCCTCCACCGAGGGCGTCACCTTGGGGATTGGCGAAGCGCTGATTAGTACCGCCGCTGGCTTATTAATTGCGATCGTCACAGTCGCTTTTTACCGGCTCTTTCAAGGATTTGTCTTTTCGCAAGCCAAACTCTTTCGGCGGGCTGGCAGCGAGTTAGAGTTGCTCTATCGTCAATATTGGCCGGGAGTTCAGGGTTCAGTCAACTCTCGCCGGAAAACCCTAGAACCGCCAGTTCCCGCCATCGAAACTAAAGTAGATGGTTCGGATGCACCTGAGTATTAAATTGACTTTTTCGATCCGCTGAGGTCGATCGTTCAACTTGAATTGAGGGACTCGGATGAAGATTAATTTGGATTCTCCTACAGAGGATGTGCGGATTGAGATTGTGCCGCTGATTGACATCATCTTCTGCATTTTGATCTTTTTTATTTTGGCTGCCGTTGGACTGACTCGACAGCAGGCGATTAGCGTTGATTTGCCTCAAGCCAACACGGGTACTGCTCAAATGCGGGATATGATGATCGTCAGCATTGATGCAGTAGGACAAACCTATGTGGAAAAAGAGCTAATTTTCTCGCGAGAAGAGTTGCGCCGCCGCGTGTTGGCTTATCGGGCACAGCACCCCTCTGGGTTAATTGTTTTATATGCATCCAGAACGGCGATTTATGAAGATGTGGTGCAAATTTTAGATTTGCTGAGATCGGTTGGGGGCGATCGCGTTGCCTTAGCGACTTTACCCAGTACGGGCGAACCCACTTCACCTAACCCCGGTGCAACGGTTCCACCGTTCCCTAATATTCCGGGTTTAACCCCGCTTCCCAATAATCCCGTGAATCCCGCACTACCGGGACAACCCAATAACTCTACTCTCGATCCGGCCGCACCTGGAGTTTTGCTTCCTTCACCGTTCCCGGTTGTACCGACTCCAACCGTACCTGCTGCACCCGAAGCACCTGCACCGGAGAATTAGCTTCAACTCCAGCCTCCCCTTCAAAGCCTGCTTTTGAGGGGGAGAGTCATCTCAATGGATTTCCCCCAATCTATAGATGGCAACATTGGGCAAGCCTTCTACACTAAGCGATATATAGAATATTGCTTCGTAAGGGAATCACTTATGCAACCCATTGATATTTTAATTGCCTGGTTGGTGACTTCGAGTAGCTTGTTGATTATCTCGCAACTGCCTTTGGGCATTGAGTTAGAGAGTACGCCAAAAGCTGCGATCGCCGCCGGAACTCTGGGAATTCTTAATGTTTTGGTTTTACCGATTTTCAGAGCGTTCTTTTTTATCCCCAATGTCCTAACTTTGGGTTTACTTTCTGGGATTTTTGCCTTCGTTATGAATGTGGCAATTTTTGCCCTAGCTGCCAGAGTGATTCAAGGCTTTACCCTAAAAAGAGGTCTTTTAAGCGCGGCTTTAGGGGCGCTAGCCTTAGCCACCGTCAGCAACTTCATTTACGGCGTGCTGATCTAAAGGCGGAAAATGCTGCATGGCTTGCACCAAAGTCCCCTGCAAGAGCGTTTCTTCGCCCAAGTTCAAGATTTGTGGGGGTTGGGCGACTTCCACTCCCAAAGCGCGACGAATTTCTATGGCTACAGCTTTGGCTAATAGGGGGGGAACAGAATTGCCCACTTGCCGAAACCCATGCCATTTGGTGACGTGGAAGCGAAACCAGTCGGGGTAGGAGTGGAGGCGGGCGGCTTCTCGGACGGTAATGCAGCGGGGCGTTTGGGGATGGATGGGGCGAGGCGAGGTAAACGATCCGCGATCGCGATCGGTTCCTGCTCTGAGGGTAATGCAAACGCCTTGGGGGTGCAATTTGTGAAAGCGACTCACTTTTTCCCTAGTCCCCGGTGGCGTGTCTGCAAAGCGCTGTCTGGCAACTTCTCCATGTTGCGTGCGGGCGCTGGAGGTGAGTAAATTTGGGTTGTAAGATCGGCGATAGGAATAATCATCCTCTAAGGGTTGGATTGAGCGTAAAATCCTGCCATAGTCGCTAGGGGTTTGATACTCTGCCACACAAGCATCGGTTTCTAAAAGTTCGGGATAGTGTTCAACCTCTGGTAAGTCTTGCAACGCTTCCCAAACGGTAGGACTGGGGGGAAGATGGGCGAATTTTTTCTTGGGATGTTTGAGGGGCTGAGGTCTGGCGATTTGGGTCAGGGGAACGGGATACTGGGGTAAAGGGAAACCTTGGCGACATCCAAGTAAAAATAGCCGTTCGCGGGACTGAGGAACGCCGTAATGGGCGGCGTTGAGAATTTGATAGTTTTGATTGACTTGGTAGCCAAGGGCGTGAAATGCCGCAATTAGCTTTTCTAGAAGCTGTTTGTGTTCGCCGATGGTTAAACCCCGGACATTTTCCATTACGAAGTATTTGGGGCGCAATTCGCCTACGAGGCGATGGAAGTGCCATAACAGGGAATTGCGCGGATCGTCGAGGGCGCGTTTCCCCATGAGTGAGAAACCTTGACAAGGGGAACCGCTGAGGATGACATCGAGATCGCGATCGCCGATCCCGGAGTTGGCGCGGATCTCTTCTGCGCTTAAGTCTTCTACACTACGACACAAAACAGCAGTGTAAGGAAAATTATAGTGATGGGTACAAGCATGTACGGGGTCGATTTCTACGGCGGCGAGGATGTCAAAACCTGCTTGTTCAAACCCCAAGGACATCCCACCCGCACCCGCGAACAAGTCAAGGGCGATCGGTCGCTGAGTCTCAAGTAACCCTAACATCTCGTTTCCGCACGCTTCCATAGAATACAGCCCATCTTATGCCCTTGTGACCGTTGGCGGTCAAGCAATTGGTTAAGAATGGGACAATGGTAAAGGTTGTACTCGATTGAGAGAGTGTCAGTTGTGAGTCAAGATTTTGAGGTGCGTTTTCAGATTCCCCAGATGTGGCACGCTAAGATTGAGCGTTTGACTGCTGAACGCCGCCAGCCTGCTGAAGCGATCCTGCAATCTTGCGATCGCCCAATATCTCGGTGAGGAACCCAACAGAACCGAACGGCGCTTAAACGACTTAGAACGGGAAATGCAGACTTGGCGCGATCGCTTTGCTGAGTTAAATACCGCCTACGAAAGGTTACAACAGCTTAGGGAAATTCTAAGAGCGTTCTATCGCACAACCTGAAGCAAAAACCGCTCGCGTTGAGTCTTCTGCTTCTATTCCATTTGAGGAGATTGAAGACGAACCCGATGAAATTCTTTATGATTTTTTAGAGCCGGGTACGTAGCCCTTTGTTATTTTCTCAACTGAGAATAGTTTTAACCAATCAGTCACAATTAAACCATCAGGTTTCTTGAGGGATTCGTCGCTTCTTTGCCGTTCGTTAAGGTCTGCAAGCCTTGAAGAGGCGGTGTTGAGCAGGTTTAAGGCTTTTATAAGTTTCTTGTAGAAAAGCGGGTGGTTTTGAGCTGAGATCGCCTACTTTTCGCTATCCTATACTTGTAAAGACTTGAAATTAATGTGTTCTAGAACACATTAATCTTTCAGATTTAAATAAGAAAAGATTTTGAGGTTTTCTTCTAGAGTAATGGGTAAGAAGAAAACCGGACTTCTCCTTTTAGCTTGCGAGCAAAACTGGAAGCTTTCAGTTAATGCATTAACCGGATCGATACGCCACATGCTAGCTCAATTACCCAAGCCGCTCAAGATTGAATCCCTCGATCTAGATAATCCCCATGTTTTATTAAAGACCTTACGCACGCTTCGTCAAGTTGTTATGCTCACCCCATTATCCGATCCGCTTAACCTGGAATCCCTCGATCTAGATAATCCTCATGTTTTGTTAAAGACCTTACGCACGCTTCGCCAAATGGTCGCCACAGAGGGTCAAGCAACCTTTGAACAATGGCGCGATCGCATTATTCGCCCCGAATTTTTACCCAGTGCCTTAAATTTAGCCCACTATCTAGCCTTGCGGCGTCGAGATTTGCGCGGCTTACAGACGGCCTTAATGCCGTGGGGACTCTCCTCTCTCGGTCGCATCGAATCGCGAGTGATTCCCAATTTAGATGCAGCGATCGCCACTCTCAGCAGGGTCTGTCATCCCCAGCATTCTCCAACCCCCGGTCGTTCTCCCATCGATCCCAATACTTTCTTTGAGGGCGATCGCCTTTTAGGACAGCATACACAAGCCCTATTTGGTCAACCCCTCAGCCAGCGGCGCGTCCGCATTTTGGTCACGCTACCCACAGAAGCCGCCAGCCAATATGAATTTGTCCGAGAAATCGTCAAACGCGGGGCGGATGCTGTGCGGATCAACTGCGCCCACGATACCGCCACCCAATGGCAAGCCATGATTCAGCACGTCCGTCAAGCTGAGGCAGAAACGGGACAAAGCTGTAAAGTATTGATGGACTTGGCGGGTCCCAAACCGCGCACCGGATCGATTATTACCCCCGACGATAGACACCGCTTGCAGTTGGGCGATCGGATCTTAGTGCGATCGCCGAATGCTATCCCCTTAGATCCTTCCAGTTTTGACGGGTTTCAAACCACTTGCAGCATCCCAGAAATTCTCGATCAACTGCAAGTCGGGGCCTCAGTATGGATTGATGATGGGAAAATTGGCACGAGTGCGATCGCCACGCAAGTTCCCCTACCCAACAACCAACGCGGAATTCTGCTAGCTGTCACCCAAGTTCCCCCCAAAGGTGCAAAACTCCATGCAGATAAGGGTCTAAACTTTCCCGATACTGTCTTGCATTTAAGTCCGCTCACCTGCAAAGACTACCAAGATTTAGAGATTGTCGCCAGCCAAGCCGATATTGTTAGCTATTCCTTTGTGCAAACGGCGGATGATATTGCTTTACTACAACAAGCCTTAGCCCAATGCCTGCCTCCTGATGCTCCCTTGCCAGCTATTGTGGCTAAAATTGAGACACCCGAAGCTGTTCGCAACCTACCCGAATTAATCGTCCAAGCAGCCGGACTGCAATCTTTTGGCGTCATGATTGCTAGAGGCGATCTCGCGGTGGAAATTGGCTATCAACGGTTAGCCGAAATTCAAGAAGAAATCCTTTGGATCTGCGAAGCGGCCCATGTTCCGGTGATTTGGGCAACCCAAGTTCTAGAAAGCTTGGTGAAACGCGGAATTCCCTCTCGCGGCGAAATGACCGATGCGGCAATGGCAGAACGCGCAGAATGCGTCATGTTGAATAAAGGGCCGTTTGTTGCTGAAGCGGTCACAATTTTGGATGATGTTTTAACCCGGATGCAGGCGCATCAGTTGAAGAAAACTCCTCGGTTAAGGGCGCTGCGTTCTTGGTCGTATTGAGGGGAAAAGGCGATCGCAAAGCTTGAACTCTACCCCAAAATACGCTATAATAACAAGTCCCTATGGGTGACTAGCTCAATGGTAGAGCAGGAGACTCTTAATCTCTTGGTTCAGGGTTCGAGTCCCTGGTTACCCATAATCCCAAAGTCCTAGTGGGTCTGGCTTTTAGCCCCTGCTGGGACTTTTGTTATTCAGGCACGACCTAGGGTTGGATGAAGCGAGAAGGTGAGCGATCGCGCAACTCAGTTAACCTGTAGGGGCTAGAAGCTGTAACGAGGTTGTAGGTAGTTTTGGGTAAGTCTTTTATAACGGATACTCCAATGGGAGAATAACCTGTGCGGTGTTGTGTACATTTAT
The nucleotide sequence above comes from Desertifilum tharense IPPAS B-1220. Encoded proteins:
- a CDS encoding YkvA family protein, whose translation is MNNSIQSVYNWYRNTIRNSKYRWWVILGTLAYILSPFDISPDFLPIVGQIDDVVLLTLLITEVSQMLIEYTQNRQAEKDAKKVSTAGATNATVDVDSVSVK
- a CDS encoding MotA/TolQ/ExbB proton channel family protein, with amino-acid sequence MSVAELFEKGGLTMGPLLFLSILALSTIIERLWFWATILTKEKEIIEQILEAAREEWNTATEIARRASNQPVGRFLYAPLRLPSPDPEVFRLALEASADDELASMRRGDKALEAVIALAPLLGLLGTVLGLINSLRSIRIGDLGTASTEGVTLGIGEALISTAAGLLIAIVTVAFYRLFQGFVFSQAKLFRRAGSELELLYRQYWPGVQGSVNSRRKTLEPPVPAIETKVDGSDAPEY
- a CDS encoding biopolymer transporter ExbD, which translates into the protein MKINLDSPTEDVRIEIVPLIDIIFCILIFFILAAVGLTRQQAISVDLPQANTGTAQMRDMMIVSIDAVGQTYVEKELIFSREELRRRVLAYRAQHPSGLIVLYASRTAIYEDVVQILDLLRSVGGDRVALATLPSTGEPTSPNPGATVPPFPNIPGLTPLPNNPVNPALPGQPNNSTLDPAAPGVLLPSPFPVVPTPTVPAAPEAPAPEN
- a CDS encoding phage holin family protein, whose product is MQPIDILIAWLVTSSSLLIISQLPLGIELESTPKAAIAAGTLGILNVLVLPIFRAFFFIPNVLTLGLLSGIFAFVMNVAIFALAARVIQGFTLKRGLLSAALGALALATVSNFIYGVLI
- a CDS encoding DNA cytosine methyltransferase, whose amino-acid sequence is MLGLLETQRPIALDLFAGAGGMSLGFEQAGFDILAAVEIDPVHACTHHYNFPYTAVLCRSVEDLSAEEIRANSGIGDRDLDVILSGSPCQGFSLMGKRALDDPRNSLLWHFHRLVGELRPKYFVMENVRGLTIGEHKQLLEKLIAAFHALGYQVNQNYQILNAAHYGVPQSRERLFLLGCRQGFPLPQYPVPLTQIARPQPLKHPKKKFAHLPPSPTVWEALQDLPEVEHYPELLETDACVAEYQTPSDYGRILRSIQPLEDDYSYRRSYNPNLLTSSARTQHGEVARQRFADTPPGTREKVSRFHKLHPQGVCITLRAGTDRDRGSFTSPRPIHPQTPRCITVREAARLHSYPDWFRFHVTKWHGFRQVGNSVPPLLAKAVAIEIRRALGVEVAQPPQILNLGEETLLQGTLVQAMQHFPPLDQHAVNEVADGG
- a CDS encoding pyruvate kinase gives rise to the protein MLTPLSDPLNLESLDLDNPHVLLKTLRTLRQMVATEGQATFEQWRDRIIRPEFLPSALNLAHYLALRRRDLRGLQTALMPWGLSSLGRIESRVIPNLDAAIATLSRVCHPQHSPTPGRSPIDPNTFFEGDRLLGQHTQALFGQPLSQRRVRILVTLPTEAASQYEFVREIVKRGADAVRINCAHDTATQWQAMIQHVRQAEAETGQSCKVLMDLAGPKPRTGSIITPDDRHRLQLGDRILVRSPNAIPLDPSSFDGFQTTCSIPEILDQLQVGASVWIDDGKIGTSAIATQVPLPNNQRGILLAVTQVPPKGAKLHADKGLNFPDTVLHLSPLTCKDYQDLEIVASQADIVSYSFVQTADDIALLQQALAQCLPPDAPLPAIVAKIETPEAVRNLPELIVQAAGLQSFGVMIARGDLAVEIGYQRLAEIQEEILWICEAAHVPVIWATQVLESLVKRGIPSRGEMTDAAMAERAECVMLNKGPFVAEAVTILDDVLTRMQAHQLKKTPRLRALRSWSY